One window from the genome of Ananas comosus cultivar F153 linkage group 13, ASM154086v1, whole genome shotgun sequence encodes:
- the LOC109719743 gene encoding pentatricopeptide repeat-containing protein At4g02820, mitochondrial isoform X2, with protein MKNRVHVASKRKICEWMTTQPQIKLLPGDYAVHLDLVAKIRGLASAEKFFEDLPDRMKGQSTCTALLHTYVQNKLPDKAELLLKEMMAHGFLTCPLPYNHMLTLYLSTGELDKVPKLIKELKRNTTPDVVTYNLWLTFCTRKGCPEAAEMIYHEMRKEKVAADWITYSLLANIYIKSGCHDKGREALMEMEKRASRKVRAAYCSLLSLHAILSDKDSVDRIWNKMRLIFRKLSDVEYKCMLSSLTKLGCIEEAENVYSEWESVSGTRDSRVPNIILSFYINNNMISKAESFHEHTVQIGIKPSYSTWELLALGQLGRKRMDKALACLEKAFSSLEEWEPNVQLVRAFFRELEKNGDVEGAEELLVMLRRAGYVTTEIYNSLLRTYAEACKMPLIVAERMKEDGVLMDEESKQLLRLTSKFCVGGTSTLIS; from the exons ATGAAGAATCGAGTCCATGTAGCGAGCAAAAGAAAG ATATGTGAATGGATGACAACTCAGCCACAGATCAAACTATTACCAGGTGACTATGCTGTTCATTTAGATTTGGTTGCGAAAATTCGTGGCTTGGCTAGTGCGGAGAAGTTCTTTGAAGATCTCCCTGATAGGATGAAGGGGCAATCAACGTGCACTGCTCTTCTTCACACTTATGTACAGAACAAGTTACCAGATAAGGCTGAACTCCTACTGAAAGAAATGATGGCCCATGGATTTCTCACATGCCCCCTTCCCTACAATCATATGCTTACTCTCTACCTATCAACAGGTGAGCTAGATAAGGTGCCGAAACTGATAAAAGAGTTAAAGAGGAACACTACTCCGGATGTAGTCACCtataacctatggttaactttCTGTACAAGGAAAGGCTGTCCAGAAGCTGCAGAAATGATCTATCATGAGATGAGAAAAGAGAAGGTAGCTGCTGATTGGATAACATATAGCTTGTTGGCAAACATATATATTAAGTCAGGATGTCATGATAAGGGGCGAGAAGCATTGATGGAGATGGAGAAAAGGGCTTCTAGAAAAGTGCGAGCTGCATATTGCTCTCTTCTTAGCCTCCATGCAATCCTGTCAGATAAAGATAGTGTAGATCGGATATGGAACAAAATGAGATTGATCTTTAGAAAGTTGAGTGATgttgagtacaaatgcatgctCTCATCGCTCACAAAGTTAGGTTGTATTGAGGAAGCTGAAAATGTTTACAGTGAATGGGAGTCCGTGTCAGGTACACGTGATTCAAGGGTACCAAACATTATTCTTTCCTTctacattaataataatatgataagCAAAGCAGAGAGTTTCCATGAGCATACTGTACAAATTGGAATAAAGCCTAGCTACTCTACATGGGAATTGTTAGCTTTGGGTCAGTTGGGCAGGAAGCGGATGGACAAGGCCTTAGCTTGTTTGGAAAAGGCGTTTTCAAGCTTGGAGGAATGGGAGCCTAATGTCCAACTTGTAAGAGCATTTTTTAGAGAGCTTGAGAAGAATGGTGATGTTGAAGGCGCAGAGGAACTCTTGGTTATGCTTCGGCGTGCTGGGTATGTAACCACTGAGATTTATAACTCGTTGCTTCGAACATATGCAGAAGCTTGTAAGATGCCTCTAATAGTTGCCGAACGTATGAAGGAGGACGGTGTCCTAATGGATGAAGAGAGTAAGCAGTTGTTGAGGTTGACAAGCAAATTTTGTGTTGGTGGAACTTCTACACTAATTTCTTGA
- the LOC109719743 gene encoding pentatricopeptide repeat-containing protein At4g02820, mitochondrial isoform X3 produces the protein MTTQPQIKLLPGDYAVHLDLVAKIRGLASAEKFFEDLPDRMKGQSTCTALLHTYVQNKLPDKAELLLKEMMAHGFLTCPLPYNHMLTLYLSTGELDKVPKLIKELKRNTTPDVVTYNLWLTFCTRKGCPEAAEMIYHEMRKEKVAADWITYSLLANIYIKSGCHDKGREALMEMEKRASRKVRAAYCSLLSLHAILSDKDSVDRIWNKMRLIFRKLSDVEYKCMLSSLTKLGCIEEAENVYSEWESVSGTRDSRVPNIILSFYINNNMISKAESFHEHTVQIGIKPSYSTWELLALGQLGRKRMDKALACLEKAFSSLEEWEPNVQLVRAFFRELEKNGDVEGAEELLVMLRRAGYVTTEIYNSLLRTYAEACKMPLIVAERMKEDGVLMDEESKQLLRLTSKFCVGGTSTLIS, from the coding sequence ATGACAACTCAGCCACAGATCAAACTATTACCAGGTGACTATGCTGTTCATTTAGATTTGGTTGCGAAAATTCGTGGCTTGGCTAGTGCGGAGAAGTTCTTTGAAGATCTCCCTGATAGGATGAAGGGGCAATCAACGTGCACTGCTCTTCTTCACACTTATGTACAGAACAAGTTACCAGATAAGGCTGAACTCCTACTGAAAGAAATGATGGCCCATGGATTTCTCACATGCCCCCTTCCCTACAATCATATGCTTACTCTCTACCTATCAACAGGTGAGCTAGATAAGGTGCCGAAACTGATAAAAGAGTTAAAGAGGAACACTACTCCGGATGTAGTCACCtataacctatggttaactttCTGTACAAGGAAAGGCTGTCCAGAAGCTGCAGAAATGATCTATCATGAGATGAGAAAAGAGAAGGTAGCTGCTGATTGGATAACATATAGCTTGTTGGCAAACATATATATTAAGTCAGGATGTCATGATAAGGGGCGAGAAGCATTGATGGAGATGGAGAAAAGGGCTTCTAGAAAAGTGCGAGCTGCATATTGCTCTCTTCTTAGCCTCCATGCAATCCTGTCAGATAAAGATAGTGTAGATCGGATATGGAACAAAATGAGATTGATCTTTAGAAAGTTGAGTGATgttgagtacaaatgcatgctCTCATCGCTCACAAAGTTAGGTTGTATTGAGGAAGCTGAAAATGTTTACAGTGAATGGGAGTCCGTGTCAGGTACACGTGATTCAAGGGTACCAAACATTATTCTTTCCTTctacattaataataatatgataagCAAAGCAGAGAGTTTCCATGAGCATACTGTACAAATTGGAATAAAGCCTAGCTACTCTACATGGGAATTGTTAGCTTTGGGTCAGTTGGGCAGGAAGCGGATGGACAAGGCCTTAGCTTGTTTGGAAAAGGCGTTTTCAAGCTTGGAGGAATGGGAGCCTAATGTCCAACTTGTAAGAGCATTTTTTAGAGAGCTTGAGAAGAATGGTGATGTTGAAGGCGCAGAGGAACTCTTGGTTATGCTTCGGCGTGCTGGGTATGTAACCACTGAGATTTATAACTCGTTGCTTCGAACATATGCAGAAGCTTGTAAGATGCCTCTAATAGTTGCCGAACGTATGAAGGAGGACGGTGTCCTAATGGATGAAGAGAGTAAGCAGTTGTTGAGGTTGACAAGCAAATTTTGTGTTGGTGGAACTTCTACACTAATTTCTTGA
- the LOC109719743 gene encoding pentatricopeptide repeat-containing protein At4g02820, mitochondrial isoform X1 → MIWTSARQLRLVLSAWARRASSSADLAKPKADGSGRDSLGRRLLSLIYPKRSALVVLRKWAEEGKTIQKYQLNRVVRELRKYKRFKHALEICEWMTTQPQIKLLPGDYAVHLDLVAKIRGLASAEKFFEDLPDRMKGQSTCTALLHTYVQNKLPDKAELLLKEMMAHGFLTCPLPYNHMLTLYLSTGELDKVPKLIKELKRNTTPDVVTYNLWLTFCTRKGCPEAAEMIYHEMRKEKVAADWITYSLLANIYIKSGCHDKGREALMEMEKRASRKVRAAYCSLLSLHAILSDKDSVDRIWNKMRLIFRKLSDVEYKCMLSSLTKLGCIEEAENVYSEWESVSGTRDSRVPNIILSFYINNNMISKAESFHEHTVQIGIKPSYSTWELLALGQLGRKRMDKALACLEKAFSSLEEWEPNVQLVRAFFRELEKNGDVEGAEELLVMLRRAGYVTTEIYNSLLRTYAEACKMPLIVAERMKEDGVLMDEESKQLLRLTSKFCVGGTSTLIS, encoded by the exons ATGATCTGGACCTCAGCCCGTCAGCTGCGGCTCGTGCTGTCCGCCTGGGCACGCAGAGCATCCTCGTCGGCCGACCTTGCCAAGCCAAAGGCTGATGGCAGTGGAAGGGACTCCCTTGGGCGGAGGCTTTTGAGCCTCATATATCCGAAGCGCAGCGCGTTGGTTGTCCTCCGAAAATGGGCGGAGGAGGGAAAGACCATCCAGAAGTACCAGCTCAATCGCGTCGTTCGCGAACTCCGCAAGTATAAGCGATTCAAGCACGCCCTTGAA ATATGTGAATGGATGACAACTCAGCCACAGATCAAACTATTACCAGGTGACTATGCTGTTCATTTAGATTTGGTTGCGAAAATTCGTGGCTTGGCTAGTGCGGAGAAGTTCTTTGAAGATCTCCCTGATAGGATGAAGGGGCAATCAACGTGCACTGCTCTTCTTCACACTTATGTACAGAACAAGTTACCAGATAAGGCTGAACTCCTACTGAAAGAAATGATGGCCCATGGATTTCTCACATGCCCCCTTCCCTACAATCATATGCTTACTCTCTACCTATCAACAGGTGAGCTAGATAAGGTGCCGAAACTGATAAAAGAGTTAAAGAGGAACACTACTCCGGATGTAGTCACCtataacctatggttaactttCTGTACAAGGAAAGGCTGTCCAGAAGCTGCAGAAATGATCTATCATGAGATGAGAAAAGAGAAGGTAGCTGCTGATTGGATAACATATAGCTTGTTGGCAAACATATATATTAAGTCAGGATGTCATGATAAGGGGCGAGAAGCATTGATGGAGATGGAGAAAAGGGCTTCTAGAAAAGTGCGAGCTGCATATTGCTCTCTTCTTAGCCTCCATGCAATCCTGTCAGATAAAGATAGTGTAGATCGGATATGGAACAAAATGAGATTGATCTTTAGAAAGTTGAGTGATgttgagtacaaatgcatgctCTCATCGCTCACAAAGTTAGGTTGTATTGAGGAAGCTGAAAATGTTTACAGTGAATGGGAGTCCGTGTCAGGTACACGTGATTCAAGGGTACCAAACATTATTCTTTCCTTctacattaataataatatgataagCAAAGCAGAGAGTTTCCATGAGCATACTGTACAAATTGGAATAAAGCCTAGCTACTCTACATGGGAATTGTTAGCTTTGGGTCAGTTGGGCAGGAAGCGGATGGACAAGGCCTTAGCTTGTTTGGAAAAGGCGTTTTCAAGCTTGGAGGAATGGGAGCCTAATGTCCAACTTGTAAGAGCATTTTTTAGAGAGCTTGAGAAGAATGGTGATGTTGAAGGCGCAGAGGAACTCTTGGTTATGCTTCGGCGTGCTGGGTATGTAACCACTGAGATTTATAACTCGTTGCTTCGAACATATGCAGAAGCTTGTAAGATGCCTCTAATAGTTGCCGAACGTATGAAGGAGGACGGTGTCCTAATGGATGAAGAGAGTAAGCAGTTGTTGAGGTTGACAAGCAAATTTTGTGTTGGTGGAACTTCTACACTAATTTCTTGA